Proteins from a single region of Pseudopedobacter saltans DSM 12145:
- a CDS encoding transposase, producing the protein MLLQSQKLRAELLFARYPELKKAYDLSLKLGNIFKTCKSKEHAFKHLALWYNDVEDCGIESFRTVSRSVQAHYLSILNFFTNRSTNASAESFNAKIKAFRSQFRGVGDINFFLFRLTKLFA; encoded by the coding sequence ATGTTATTACAGTCACAGAAGCTGAGAGCGGAATTGCTATTTGCAAGGTATCCCGAATTAAAGAAAGCTTATGACCTGTCCTTAAAACTGGGGAATATCTTTAAGACCTGCAAGAGTAAGGAACACGCCTTCAAGCATCTGGCATTATGGTACAATGATGTGGAGGATTGCGGTATTGAATCCTTTAGAACAGTATCCAGATCCGTACAGGCTCATTATTTATCTATCCTGAATTTCTTCACCAACCGATCAACGAATGCTTCGGCAGAATCTTTCAATGCCAAGATAAAAGCTTTCAGAAGTCAGTTCAGAGGCGTCGGAGACATCAATTTTTTCCTGTTTAGATTGACTAAATTATTTGCTTAG
- a CDS encoding dihydrolipoamide acetyltransferase family protein, which translates to MAQYKFILPKMGESVAEATIINWLKKPGDAIEIDDTVLEVATDKVDSEVPSPVKGILIETFFKENDVVQIGDVIATIEISEGDVEETAVKQEDELPIQNYNDIEEVEIPYIPSEEVDQINTSQNEYSDSNRFYSPLVKSIASEEGISLSELDSIQGSGADGRVTKDDLLAYVNKRNGKSYPIEAQVSVTPEIRQAEAKDTKQSDRTEISVSEEKTYKQQHVVASSGSDEIIEMDRMRRLISDHMVMSKETSVHVTSFVEADVTNLVKWRDKVKSGFEKREGEKITFTPIFIEAIAKAIKDFPMINISVQDNKIIKKKDINIGMAAALPNGNLIVPVIKNADQLNLVGLTKSVNDLGKRAKVNKLAPDEIQGGTFTMSNIGMFGNIMGTPIINQPQVAILAVGVIKKKPAVIETEYGDVIAIRHMMYLSMSYDHRVVDGSLGGMFLRKVADYLEQWDSDREI; encoded by the coding sequence ATGGCTCAGTACAAATTTATATTGCCGAAAATGGGGGAAAGTGTTGCTGAAGCGACAATTATCAACTGGCTAAAAAAGCCGGGAGACGCCATAGAAATAGACGATACGGTTTTAGAAGTGGCAACTGATAAAGTTGACTCGGAAGTTCCGTCTCCGGTTAAAGGGATATTGATTGAGACCTTTTTTAAAGAAAATGATGTAGTTCAGATAGGTGATGTTATAGCGACTATTGAAATAAGCGAGGGCGATGTTGAAGAGACGGCTGTAAAGCAGGAAGATGAACTACCGATACAAAATTATAATGATATTGAGGAGGTAGAAATTCCATATATTCCTTCCGAAGAGGTAGACCAGATAAATACTAGCCAGAATGAGTACAGTGATTCGAATAGATTTTACTCACCATTGGTTAAAAGTATTGCATCTGAAGAGGGAATTTCTTTAAGCGAATTGGATTCGATACAAGGTAGCGGGGCAGATGGTAGAGTAACCAAGGACGATTTATTGGCTTATGTTAATAAAAGAAACGGAAAATCGTATCCAATAGAGGCTCAGGTTTCTGTTACACCCGAAATCAGGCAAGCAGAAGCAAAAGATACTAAGCAAAGCGATAGAACAGAGATTTCTGTATCGGAAGAGAAAACTTACAAACAACAGCATGTTGTTGCAAGTTCTGGTTCAGATGAGATTATAGAGATGGACAGAATGAGAAGATTGATTTCTGACCATATGGTAATGAGTAAAGAGACATCGGTTCATGTTACCTCATTTGTAGAAGCCGATGTGACCAATTTAGTGAAGTGGAGAGATAAAGTTAAAAGTGGTTTCGAAAAAAGAGAAGGAGAGAAGATTACCTTTACTCCAATTTTTATTGAAGCTATAGCAAAAGCAATCAAAGATTTTCCGATGATTAATATTTCCGTTCAGGATAATAAAATCATCAAGAAAAAAGATATAAATATTGGGATGGCTGCAGCTTTACCAAATGGAAATCTAATTGTACCGGTTATTAAAAACGCGGATCAGCTGAATTTGGTTGGTTTGACAAAATCTGTTAATGATTTAGGTAAACGCGCAAAAGTTAATAAATTGGCACCGGATGAAATTCAGGGCGGAACATTCACGATGAGTAATATAGGAATGTTTGGTAATATTATGGGGACTCCTATAATCAATCAACCGCAGGTAGCTATTTTAGCTGTAGGGGTTATCAAGAAGAAGCCAGCAGTTATAGAAACTGAGTATGGGGATGTAATTGCCATAAGGCATATGATGTATTTATCCATGTCTTATGACCACAGGGTGGTAGACGGTTCCTTAGGAGGTATGTTCCTGCGTAAGGTTGCCGATTATCTGGAACAGTGGGATAGCGACCGGGAAATTTAG
- a CDS encoding N-acetylmuramoyl-L-alanine amidase family protein yields MKITTRFISCFIISVSLTFSFISSSQAENIIKSEKSKVKLIVLDPGHGGEDGATRGAFSKEKDVALEVALKLGKAIEEKLPDVKVIFTRKTDVFVKLYDRIGIANAEKADLFISIHCNSMPLIKQKYVVRYSNGKPIYGYRNIPNPGPTGTETLVSGFGRLGQQDAAIRENASVLLEKNYKENYEGFDPNDPESYIIFSLMKNAFREQSIKLASLMQEEYVKSGRVNRGVKEQSLAVLAKAGMPAVLTEIGFISNPEEEQYINSESGQAEIVKNILNAIIAYKKQIES; encoded by the coding sequence ATGAAAATTACAACAAGGTTTATCAGCTGTTTTATTATTTCCGTAAGTTTAACATTTTCCTTCATAAGTAGCTCGCAAGCCGAAAATATCATTAAATCCGAAAAGAGCAAAGTAAAACTTATTGTTTTAGATCCGGGGCATGGTGGTGAAGACGGCGCAACCAGAGGTGCATTTTCAAAAGAAAAAGACGTAGCTCTGGAAGTGGCACTGAAATTAGGAAAAGCAATTGAGGAGAAACTTCCCGACGTGAAAGTTATTTTCACCAGGAAAACCGACGTCTTCGTAAAACTTTATGACAGAATTGGAATAGCTAACGCTGAAAAGGCAGATTTATTTATTTCCATACACTGTAACTCCATGCCTCTGATTAAACAAAAATATGTCGTAAGGTATTCTAACGGAAAACCAATTTACGGTTATAGAAATATTCCAAACCCGGGACCTACAGGAACGGAAACTCTAGTATCCGGTTTCGGAAGGCTTGGTCAACAGGATGCCGCAATTCGCGAGAATGCTTCAGTTCTTTTGGAAAAGAACTATAAAGAAAACTACGAAGGTTTTGACCCTAATGATCCTGAGAGCTATATTATCTTCTCTTTGATGAAAAATGCATTTAGAGAGCAAAGCATCAAACTGGCATCATTAATGCAAGAGGAGTATGTCAAATCCGGAAGAGTAAACAGAGGAGTTAAAGAGCAAAGTCTGGCGGTACTGGCAAAAGCCGGAATGCCAGCTGTGCTAACAGAAATTGGTTTTATAAGCAATCCGGAAGAAGAACAATACATAAATTCAGAATCTGGCCAGGCAGAAATTGTTAAAAACATTTTAAATGCTATAATTGCTTATAAGAAACAGATAGAGTCTTAA
- a CDS encoding MlaD family protein: MKISNETKVGILASFAIAIFIIGYNFLKGNDVFTQEKDFYAIYDKVDGLTVSKPVLVNGYQIGRVAALTLQQNGKILANFKIAPKYDIPKNTIARLESTDLLGSKAVVFDLGNSTAYAADGDTLNSNIQANILDQMEPVQKKAQILISRLDSVLVSVNNILNPNFQKNIESSFNSIAGTLQTLESTSKTVDGMVTVQSKRIDNILANAESISANLKNNNEQITGILTNFNKVSDEIAKANFKQTLENANQAVADLQTAINKVNKGNGSLALLLNDDKLYNNLNNASHNLDKLMIDLRANPKRYVSFSVFGGKKD, encoded by the coding sequence TTGAAAATTTCTAACGAAACTAAGGTCGGAATTTTAGCGTCTTTTGCTATTGCTATTTTTATAATTGGCTATAATTTCTTAAAAGGGAACGACGTTTTTACACAAGAAAAAGATTTTTATGCTATTTATGATAAAGTAGACGGATTAACGGTCTCTAAACCTGTTCTGGTAAATGGCTATCAAATTGGCAGGGTAGCGGCCTTAACATTACAGCAAAACGGAAAGATTTTGGCGAACTTCAAAATAGCTCCTAAATACGATATTCCGAAAAACACCATTGCAAGATTAGAAAGTACCGACCTTCTGGGCAGCAAAGCGGTTGTATTTGATCTGGGTAACAGCACTGCATACGCTGCTGATGGCGATACCTTAAATTCAAATATTCAAGCTAATATTTTGGATCAGATGGAACCTGTACAGAAAAAGGCACAAATCCTTATTTCGCGGTTGGACTCTGTATTAGTTTCAGTAAATAATATATTGAACCCTAACTTTCAAAAGAATATCGAGTCTAGCTTCAACAGTATCGCAGGGACCTTACAGACGTTGGAGTCAACATCTAAAACGGTTGATGGCATGGTTACCGTACAATCAAAAAGAATAGATAATATCTTGGCTAATGCGGAATCTATATCTGCCAATCTGAAAAACAACAACGAGCAAATAACCGGTATTTTAACAAATTTCAATAAAGTATCTGACGAAATTGCTAAAGCGAATTTCAAACAGACATTGGAAAACGCCAATCAGGCAGTAGCAGATTTGCAAACTGCTATCAATAAAGTAAACAAGGGGAACGGATCTTTAGCCCTACTGTTAAATGACGATAAATTGTACAATAATCTAAATAATGCTTCCCATAATCTGGATAAGCTAATGATTGATCTAAGGGCTAATCCTAAGAGATATGTTAGTTTCTCCGTTTTTGGTGGAAAGAAAGATTAA
- a CDS encoding MepB family protein, translating to MNAVLLLHDLKIVKELVYEKCGLVLTSLKLNAESTEYAACSFKLNELNIEYRVSKITPTKVGQFVAIWKRNADGITEPFDISDNIDFIAITAKNGENMGQFIFPKRVLAEKGIMTQNGKIGKRGIRVYPIWDIVTNKQAEKTKSWQIKYFLEIKKGVSSDQDRARHMFNQI from the coding sequence ATGAATGCAGTTTTACTTCTTCACGATTTGAAAATCGTAAAAGAACTGGTTTACGAAAAGTGCGGCTTGGTTTTAACAAGTCTTAAGCTGAATGCAGAAAGTACTGAATATGCCGCTTGTTCATTTAAACTTAATGAATTAAATATTGAATATCGTGTTTCTAAAATTACACCTACAAAGGTTGGCCAGTTTGTTGCAATCTGGAAAAGAAATGCTGACGGTATTACGGAGCCATTTGACATCTCCGATAATATAGACTTTATAGCCATAACAGCTAAGAATGGAGAGAATATGGGACAATTTATTTTTCCAAAAAGGGTTTTGGCAGAGAAAGGTATCATGACCCAAAATGGAAAAATTGGTAAACGGGGAATCAGGGTTTATCCGATATGGGATATCGTAACAAATAAGCAAGCGGAGAAAACAAAAAGCTGGCAGATAAAATATTTTTTAGAGATAAAAAAAGGAGTTTCTAGCGATCAGGATAGAGCCAGGCATATGTTTAACCAAATTTAG
- a CDS encoding putative LPS assembly protein LptD has product MQLFSAFAQNPDTSLRSKRAIISSDSTVLDSSLVKLDSTLHTKTDTVKKKSDFEDKIVATAEDSTIYDAKHNIVHLYGKARVVYGDKTVDANYIRLDQKNNTIFAKGTIDSLGHFSGPAIFKDPSQGALTADSVYYNFKTSKGKIYQVYTEQEGGYITGGKVKKQEDNELHMKGVVYSTCSNPYPHQHFGIVITKGIATDRQIVTGPAYVVIEDVPLPIVLPFGFFPKPNRRASGIIFPQFGEDATLGFFLRDFGYYIGLNDYWDMTLKGGIYSKGSYEGNIASRYMKRYKYTGNLFFSYASRKYGVEGTPQYEHPQRDFNIRWSHSQNPNARPGTNFSASVNAGTSTYYRNNANGIMDFNQISQNNLNSSISYSKTWANSPFNLSTSLTHNQDLTRRTVSLGLPSLNFSMSTLNPFDKKDRVGEQKWYQRIAVGYNLTADNRLNTTDSMLFKKESLSKVQSGIRHNIPISMSSRILKYFQFSQNINYTENWYFQTIRKKYALAPTPTGTKDSTSIDTIQGFRRAGEYSVGGGLSTKIYGMVNFKKGKLVAIRHVLTPNIGFSYRPDFSQEKYGFYQEYVYNQAGDRTKYSIFEGSLYGGPGGGKSAAINFGIDNNIEMKVRSTKDTTGNGIKKIPILQGLSLNGNYNFVADSFKLSTLSFSGRTFFTEKLGVNFGGSLDPYVYQTYIRNGVTMGRRVDRYLWQNGKLPRLASFNFSFDYSLNSSTLGKNNKSNNPPTPGGNNETFNRLNASELAQLQQISRDANAFVDFTVPWNFSFYYNFTYANSGLLKTYSQTLSANGDFSLTPKWKVQFTTGYDFQMNKISATSFNIYRDLHCWDLSINWSPFGSYKYYGVNLRVKSSILQDLKLSKRSGYQSFY; this is encoded by the coding sequence GTGCAATTATTTTCTGCCTTTGCTCAAAATCCTGATACCAGTTTACGATCAAAAAGAGCCATTATATCCTCCGATTCAACTGTATTAGATTCCTCTTTAGTGAAATTAGATTCCACGCTGCATACTAAAACGGATACGGTTAAGAAAAAGTCTGACTTTGAAGATAAAATTGTTGCGACGGCAGAGGATTCGACGATTTACGACGCTAAGCACAACATTGTCCATTTATACGGTAAGGCCAGAGTGGTTTACGGAGATAAGACCGTAGATGCAAATTATATCAGGCTCGACCAGAAAAACAACACAATCTTTGCAAAAGGAACAATCGACTCTTTAGGTCACTTTTCGGGCCCGGCGATTTTTAAAGATCCTAGTCAGGGAGCGCTGACAGCAGATTCTGTTTATTATAACTTCAAAACTTCGAAAGGTAAAATCTATCAGGTTTATACCGAACAGGAAGGAGGGTATATTACAGGAGGGAAAGTAAAGAAGCAAGAGGATAACGAGTTGCATATGAAGGGTGTGGTGTATTCCACGTGTAGTAATCCTTACCCGCATCAACATTTTGGAATAGTGATTACAAAAGGTATCGCCACAGACAGACAGATTGTTACAGGGCCAGCTTATGTAGTGATAGAAGATGTTCCCTTACCAATTGTGCTGCCATTTGGTTTCTTTCCAAAGCCGAATAGACGGGCCTCAGGTATTATATTTCCTCAATTTGGAGAAGATGCAACTTTGGGCTTTTTCCTGAGAGATTTTGGATACTATATAGGGCTTAATGACTATTGGGACATGACATTGAAAGGAGGAATCTATTCTAAAGGGTCTTATGAAGGGAATATTGCTTCGAGATACATGAAGCGTTATAAGTACACAGGAAATTTGTTCTTTTCCTACGCTTCGAGAAAGTATGGTGTGGAGGGAACTCCGCAATACGAACATCCGCAAAGAGATTTTAATATCAGATGGTCGCACTCGCAAAATCCGAACGCCAGACCAGGTACCAATTTTAGTGCTTCTGTAAATGCAGGTACCTCTACTTATTACCGTAATAACGCCAACGGTATTATGGATTTTAATCAAATCAGTCAAAATAATCTGAACTCCAGTATATCGTACAGCAAAACCTGGGCAAATAGTCCTTTTAACTTAAGTACCAGTTTAACACATAACCAGGATTTAACAAGAAGAACCGTTAGTTTGGGATTGCCAAGTTTAAATTTTAGTATGTCAACGCTAAATCCGTTTGACAAAAAAGATAGGGTTGGCGAACAAAAATGGTATCAGAGGATTGCTGTAGGTTACAACTTAACTGCCGATAATCGTTTGAATACAACAGATTCTATGCTTTTTAAGAAAGAATCATTAAGTAAAGTTCAGAGCGGAATCAGACATAATATCCCGATATCCATGTCTTCGAGGATTTTAAAATATTTCCAGTTTAGCCAGAATATCAACTATACCGAAAACTGGTATTTCCAGACGATTAGAAAGAAATACGCTTTGGCACCAACGCCAACCGGAACCAAGGATTCTACATCTATAGATACTATTCAAGGCTTTAGAAGAGCTGGAGAATATAGCGTAGGAGGAGGGCTTTCTACAAAAATTTACGGAATGGTGAATTTTAAGAAGGGTAAATTGGTTGCAATACGCCATGTATTAACTCCAAATATCGGATTCTCTTATCGCCCGGATTTCAGTCAGGAAAAGTACGGTTTTTATCAGGAGTACGTGTATAATCAGGCTGGAGATAGAACGAAATATTCCATTTTCGAAGGCAGTTTATATGGTGGTCCGGGAGGTGGGAAATCTGCGGCTATCAATTTCGGAATAGATAATAATATCGAAATGAAAGTGCGAAGCACAAAAGACACTACCGGAAATGGAATTAAAAAGATACCGATTTTACAGGGGCTGTCGTTAAATGGTAACTACAATTTTGTGGCTGATAGTTTCAAGCTTTCTACACTTAGTTTCAGTGGAAGAACTTTTTTTACAGAGAAATTAGGTGTCAATTTCGGTGGTTCATTAGACCCATATGTTTATCAGACCTATATTCGGAATGGAGTTACCATGGGAAGGCGGGTTGACAGATATTTATGGCAAAATGGCAAACTTCCAAGACTGGCAAGCTTTAACTTTTCGTTCGACTATAGCCTGAATTCATCGACATTAGGGAAAAATAATAAATCAAATAACCCACCTACGCCTGGTGGGAATAATGAAACCTTTAATCGTTTAAATGCCAGTGAGCTGGCACAGTTACAGCAGATAAGTAGAGATGCAAATGCCTTTGTAGATTTTACCGTTCCCTGGAACTTTAGTTTTTACTATAATTTTACGTATGCAAATAGTGGTTTGCTGAAAACCTATTCACAAACATTAAGCGCCAATGGTGACTTTAGTCTGACGCCAAAATGGAAAGTTCAGTTTACGACAGGATACGATTTTCAGATGAACAAAATAAGTGCTACATCTTTTAATATCTATAGGGATTTACACTGCTGGGACTTGTCGATTAACTGGAGTCCTTTTGGATCTTATAAATATTACGGTGTAAACTTAAGGGTGAAGTCAAGCATACTGCAGGATCTGAAATTGAGCAAACGCAGCGGGTACCAGTCATTTTACTAA
- a CDS encoding competence/damage-inducible protein A has product MPLAEIITIGDEILIGQIIDTNSPWMATELNKIGISVTQITSISDQKEHILKALEEAEGRADIILVTGGLGPTKDDVTKKTMAEYFGSEKMVVHEPTLKIVRSFFERRDLPVTELNALQAEVPDNCEILLNENGTAPCMLFQKGNKVFISMPGVPFEMMLLMSNKVLPELTKRYHLPSIYHRTILTAGIGESFLADRIADIEDSLPDYIKLAYLPKLGMVRLRLSSAKNADAELIEEIEQFAGKIEERVAEYWVSNEDVAFEKAILDLMERNNLTLSLAESCTGGYLSHLFTQHSGSSSVFDGAAVVYSNKLKMSVLGVKSETLEQFGAVSEQTAKEMAEGALLNFETDFAVAITGIAGPGGGSEEKPVGTVCIAVANKNETLVKRFIFSNKRLQNIERSATAALFLLLTLLRKSQYN; this is encoded by the coding sequence ATGCCTTTAGCAGAAATTATTACTATTGGAGATGAAATTCTGATAGGACAAATTATAGATACGAATTCGCCCTGGATGGCAACCGAATTGAATAAGATAGGTATTTCGGTTACTCAGATAACATCAATATCTGACCAGAAAGAACATATATTGAAGGCTTTGGAAGAAGCCGAAGGGCGAGCGGATATTATCCTGGTAACCGGAGGGTTGGGGCCTACAAAAGATGATGTTACCAAGAAAACAATGGCCGAATATTTTGGCAGCGAAAAAATGGTGGTTCACGAGCCGACGCTGAAGATTGTAAGATCTTTTTTCGAGCGCAGAGATTTACCTGTGACAGAACTGAACGCATTACAGGCCGAAGTTCCTGATAACTGTGAGATATTGCTGAACGAAAATGGAACTGCACCATGTATGTTGTTTCAAAAGGGAAATAAGGTCTTTATTTCAATGCCGGGAGTACCTTTTGAGATGATGCTGTTGATGAGTAATAAAGTACTTCCCGAACTGACTAAAAGGTATCATTTGCCTTCTATTTATCACCGCACCATTTTAACAGCAGGAATTGGTGAATCTTTTTTGGCTGATAGGATAGCTGATATAGAAGATAGCCTGCCTGATTATATTAAGCTAGCTTATTTACCAAAATTAGGAATGGTGCGTTTGCGCTTGAGTTCTGCAAAAAATGCCGATGCTGAATTGATTGAAGAGATCGAACAATTTGCCGGGAAGATTGAAGAAAGGGTAGCGGAATATTGGGTTTCTAATGAGGATGTAGCTTTTGAAAAAGCAATTTTGGATTTGATGGAAAGAAATAACCTCACTTTATCATTAGCAGAAAGCTGTACAGGTGGTTATTTATCTCATTTATTTACACAACATTCCGGGTCTTCAAGTGTATTTGATGGCGCTGCAGTGGTGTATTCAAATAAATTGAAAATGTCTGTACTTGGCGTCAAATCTGAAACGCTGGAACAATTTGGTGCTGTTAGTGAGCAGACCGCAAAAGAAATGGCAGAAGGTGCTCTGCTTAATTTCGAAACAGATTTTGCCGTAGCAATAACAGGCATAGCCGGACCGGGAGGTGGCTCTGAAGAGAAGCCTGTCGGTACAGTTTGTATCGCGGTGGCAAATAAAAATGAAACACTTGTTAAACGGTTTATATTCAGTAATAAACGCTTGCAGAATATAGAAAGAAGCGCTACGGCTGCTTTGTTTTTGTTATTAACATTATTAAGGAAGTCGCAGTATAATTAA
- the lgt gene encoding prolipoprotein diacylglyceryl transferase, with amino-acid sequence MLLDFITWNPSDSIVDLGFISIKYYSLCFLLAFVSSYIVVKKQFDKRNIGIEILDKLTIYVFLGTLIGARLGHCLFYDFAYYSKHPLEIILPFTFSPFKFTGFQGLASHGGGVGILVSLYLFSRNYKMNLWYLIDTVAMVVPLAGGFIRLGNLMNSEIIGKPTDVSWAFIFVKEDMLPRHPAQLYESICYFILFFVLYNLNKERKRYVGFNFGFVITGIFIVRFLVEFIKENQSAFEANMAINMGQILSIPFILVGLYFLLRKPKVAEK; translated from the coding sequence ATGCTTTTAGATTTTATTACCTGGAATCCTTCCGATAGTATCGTAGACTTAGGCTTTATATCTATTAAATATTATTCATTATGTTTCTTGCTGGCTTTCGTCTCCAGCTACATTGTAGTTAAGAAGCAATTTGATAAAAGAAATATCGGAATAGAAATACTGGATAAATTAACTATTTATGTGTTTTTAGGTACACTTATAGGCGCCAGATTAGGGCATTGTCTATTTTACGATTTTGCTTATTACTCTAAACACCCTCTTGAAATAATACTACCATTTACTTTTAGTCCATTCAAATTTACAGGCTTTCAGGGTCTGGCAAGTCATGGTGGAGGTGTTGGTATTTTGGTCAGTCTTTATTTGTTTTCCAGAAACTATAAAATGAATCTATGGTACCTGATTGATACTGTGGCAATGGTTGTTCCTTTGGCAGGAGGATTTATCAGATTGGGAAATTTAATGAATTCTGAAATTATTGGAAAGCCAACCGACGTAAGCTGGGCATTTATTTTTGTCAAAGAAGATATGTTGCCAAGGCATCCTGCGCAGCTGTACGAATCTATATGTTACTTTATTCTGTTCTTTGTTTTATATAATCTGAATAAAGAACGTAAACGATATGTAGGTTTTAACTTTGGATTTGTTATTACGGGAATATTTATTGTCCGCTTTCTGGTAGAATTTATAAAAGAGAATCAATCTGCTTTTGAAGCTAATATGGCTATCAATATGGGACAAATATTAAGTATTCCATTTATTTTAGTTGGGCTGTATTTTTTGTTGAGAAAACCGAAAGTAGCTGAGAAGTAA
- a CDS encoding GNAT family N-acetyltransferase, whose protein sequence is MEDIKYQIITPEDHEKIELIADWYLCEWNIPVQTTIEKIKNLSIRNDEFQILMMLNNEPIATGGLYNYVGLLDREPRLKVYKNWLALVFVKSDVRGKGLGALLCKYIQDYSKALGLKELYLFTHTAETLYKRLEWRQLERLDLVGKDIVVMKKEL, encoded by the coding sequence ATGGAAGATATAAAATATCAAATCATTACACCAGAAGACCACGAAAAAATAGAACTTATTGCGGATTGGTATTTATGTGAGTGGAATATTCCAGTTCAGACAACAATAGAAAAAATAAAAAACCTTTCTATCAGAAATGATGAGTTTCAGATCTTAATGATGCTTAACAATGAACCAATCGCAACAGGGGGGCTTTACAATTATGTTGGTTTGCTAGATAGAGAACCACGACTTAAAGTTTATAAAAACTGGTTAGCTTTGGTTTTTGTAAAGTCTGATGTAAGAGGAAAAGGATTGGGTGCATTACTGTGTAAATACATTCAGGATTATTCAAAAGCTCTGGGACTAAAAGAGTTGTATTTATTTACCCATACTGCAGAAACTTTATACAAACGATTAGAATGGCGGCAATTGGAAAGGCTTGATTTGGTAGGTAAAGATATTGTGGTGATGAAAAAGGAATTGTGA
- a CDS encoding class I SAM-dependent methyltransferase: MGNKTLISSSIEQFYNKASEETRLNKGMGVFEFERIKELISLYLKDSSTIIDVGGGTGKYSEWLSKLNHNVFLVEPVDKHLKTAGERSQKLKNKFKVMKGESRKLDFPNDFADIVILHGPLYHLQNLDDRLSAINEAKRVLKKGGVILGFGINSTASTLVGLLSGLIYKPSFFEMCKTELLSGVHNQPDDFPWLLAEAYYHKPYDLKNEFLSCELKVDKIYAVEGLIWLDKDYFANMLDRKKSLVLKELLKVTENEESLLPFSPHMMIAAIK, from the coding sequence ATGGGTAATAAAACTTTGATCAGTTCATCTATTGAACAATTTTACAATAAAGCATCGGAAGAAACTCGTTTAAACAAAGGTATGGGCGTCTTTGAATTTGAAAGGATAAAAGAACTTATTTCACTTTATCTGAAAGATTCTTCGACTATAATTGACGTCGGCGGTGGAACTGGTAAATATTCTGAGTGGCTTTCCAAACTAAATCATAACGTTTTTTTGGTTGAACCTGTTGACAAGCATTTAAAAACTGCCGGGGAAAGATCTCAAAAACTAAAGAACAAATTCAAAGTAATGAAGGGGGAATCCAGAAAACTGGACTTTCCAAATGACTTTGCTGATATAGTAATTCTGCATGGCCCTCTATACCATCTCCAAAATCTGGATGATAGACTTTCAGCTATTAACGAAGCTAAAAGGGTATTGAAAAAAGGAGGAGTTATTCTAGGTTTTGGAATAAACTCAACTGCCTCTACATTGGTCGGACTGCTCAGCGGCTTAATATATAAGCCTTCTTTTTTTGAGATGTGTAAAACAGAATTACTTTCCGGGGTACATAATCAACCAGATGATTTTCCCTGGTTATTGGCTGAAGCCTATTATCACAAACCGTATGATCTGAAAAATGAATTTTTAAGTTGTGAGCTTAAAGTGGATAAAATTTATGCCGTGGAAGGACTGATTTGGTTGGATAAAGATTATTTCGCTAATATGCTGGACCGCAAAAAAAGCCTCGTATTAAAAGAATTATTGAAAGTAACTGAAAATGAAGAGTCATTACTTCCTTTTAGCCCGCATATGATGATTGCTGCCATAAAATAA